gggggggggatacacAGTGGGggggatgtacagtgtgtgtttattgatatatgatatatgtttttagcaaaaaatgagccaatgccaatgagtttgagttagataaaatatttttttagtatcatttgatgaaaatgaaaaatgaaaacgggtcccacagacccaaacaccacacaagggttaaatatatcCCATAGCAGATAAACAGTGATATccgagaagtaaaatgaagttaatAGGATTTTTAGAAAGTGTGTGATGTTTAAAactaaattaagcaggtgcataaattgggtcacccttgtcattttattggtttgaataactttagcactcattattggaacacaacatttCCATTATGAAGACCAataaactcaccagacaggtcagagaaaaagttgtggagaagaagtttaaagcagggttaggttataaaaacatatcccaaacttcgagcatcccaaggagcactctTTCCCAATCCATCATCCAACTGTTTATACAAACCACCAagaccaagacatggccatggtccacccaaactgacagatccaacAAGGAGAGCACTGCTTAGAGAAGCTGCcaaaggcccatggtcactctggaggagctgcagagatatAAAGATTAGGTGGATTAGGAGAAATATAACTATAAGTCATGCACATCACAAATCTGGCTTTTAAGGAAGAGCTGCCACAAGTCATTTACGAACatagcaaacatgtggaagaaggttctctGGTGATATAAGACCAAAGTTGAACATTTTGGCCTAAAAGCAAAGCACAATGTGTGGtgaaaaagtaacactgcttacCATCCTGAACACCTAACCATTGATATAGggtggctgaatacttttgcacatcacacttttttgattacaattttaaaacctcaataaaatgtacatttaagattgtggttgcaaggtgacaaaatgttcaaagggtatgaatcgtaaaaaaaaagcataacgtGAAAGAAATTGACAAATTGTCTCCTCATAATACAATCCATGTTGTTGATAAGTtgactaataatattaatacctTATATAACATACCAGAATAACAAAAACGCTGAATTTTTCTGTTACAGTTATAATTAGAATTTATTAGAATCTGTAACATTTCTTATTTAATGTGAAAGCTGTTTTTGTAATGCTTGAGTAGAAATCCTCAGTATTTGGGTGTGTAATATCAGCCAGAACATGGACAGCAATTTGGCCTGTTAAAGCTCTAAAGctctgtttatttatatttaatgcaatttaattCCAGTGGAGATGTAGGGCGGGGTTTCTGGACATTaacagtgtataaatatatataatatgcaaaACTGCAGCGCTGCTGACGATTCTATATTGATAATGCTTTCTGGTCTGACTGCATACTTTCATCACACCCTGGTGGATAGTGCATTAGCAGTGTCCATTTCTGGAATCCATATATTGATCACCTGAGCTCTTCCGtttatgttttctctctctctctctctctctctctctctctctctctctctctctctctctctctctctcacacacacactcacactctcacattctttctttcgttctttctccCTTttgtctctctgcttctctatcgctctctttctttgtctctctctctctctctctcacacactcacactctcacattctttctttctttctctctcccttttgtctctctgcctctctatcgctctctctctctttgtctttctctctctctctctctctctctcacacacacactctcacattctttctttcttttttctttctttttcctttttgacTCTCTGCCTCTCTATCGCTCTCTGTCTTCCTTTGTctacttctgtctctctctctccttctctctctctcccattgtctttctgtttctctatacctttgtctatctgtctctctctcttttcccctctgtctctttctccccttttctgtctgtctgtctctctctctctctctctctctttctctttctctctctctatcgctctctctctttgtctttctctctctctctctctctctcacacacacactcacattctttctttctttctcccttttgtctctctgcctctctatcgctctctctctttgtctttctctctctctctctctcacacacacacactctcacattctttctttctttctttctcccttttgtctctctgcctctatctctctctcactttgtctctgtctgtctctatctctctctctctctctctctttccctctgtctctttctccccttgtctctctctctttctctctgtctctctgtagacTCAGCCACTCTGAAACTGATGTCCACTCCGAGATGTTCACTGCCGGATATTGTAGGGACGGAGGACagactgaggaggaggaggaagagataCACTCTCTCCGGGCTCCGCTGGGACAAAACTAATCTGACGTGGAGGTTCGTTGTGatgatttgcattatttaagttttcattccattgttttttttttattattttaaaatgtctagtatgaatgaatgccatgtgagccatgtgctctggtgtttctatttagccctgctgtagatcactgaattactggtctctaaagaaagacaggatttcggctcgtGCTCATGAATATTAACACATGCAgatatattgcctctgattggctaacagcactgcagcagagaacgcctacctgccttctcAACACAgttaattttacagctctaaaactcaaagaacaaaaGGGGGGGTTGAGCCGCCACATGGATCACCCCCCCCACCAATTCCCGCCCAACACCAACCCATCCCCCCCTTCCTGCGGCATTAATAACATttctaaactaacgctactaaactcttacctcagattTTACCAtgttgaagccccagagtccactctatatcataaaatccatcATGGACGGTGCcgctttgaccagtgttctgtcaaccagagatccgatttaaacttacagttacttacacaagatagcttttagaaacagaagctgtaaactcCTTCTTAGTTACCGAGACAGTGTCGGCTGGTTAACTTAGACTTCAGAACCTTTTGACATTTGTGACCTCCAGGATgtgttgtccatgcccttttggagtaattttggtaggccagCTACTTTTGGACATGGACACAGATAGAATAGGTTTTAAAAGACATAATTAACATATTTGTGCTTTATCTCTTACCACCTCCTCACAGTGTCCTGAATAGCCCCTCCCTTCCGCCCAACCTCAAGCCCGACCTGGTGTCCACTCTGATGTTTCACGCCCTCCAGGTCTGGAGTGATAACACCAACATCCAGTTCAGCGGCCTCCAACCAAAAGACGCCAAAGTGGCCGACATCAGAATCTCATTCGCCCGATTCCTCCACGATGACGGTTACCCATTCGACGGTAAGGGTGGCACCCTCGCCCACGCCTTCTTCCCTGGAACCGTGGAAATTGCCGGGGACACTCATTTCGACGACGAGGAGACCTGGACGTACGGAGGTCAGGACGGCGCCGGCACAGACCTGTTCACCGTAGCGGTGCACGAGTTCGGACACGCCCTGGGCCTGTCCCACTCCTCAGTAAACCCCTCCATAATGATGCCCTACTACCAGGGTGCCGTGGGGGACATTAGGTCCTACAAGCTGCCCCAGGACGACGTCCAGGCCATTCAGATTTTGTACGGTGAGATAAAACCAAAGtattttatgcaaatataatCAACCAATCGGGTGTATCCTACATTTTCCTTGTTTATTATTTAGTCCATATATCTataattaaataatgcaaaaatctaTTTAGCACATATCCATTTAGCTAAATGCATTTCAAATTGAGATATattaactaaaagaaaaaaatatatttagacttTCTTACCTTCGAAAGGTTTTGCTGATTAGTACTGATTGAGCTCACATGATCAATTATCACaacttattacatttattacacattCAAGTTCCCAGTTACATTACATTCAGTtactcaacacacacatatagattATGAAGAAAATAAGAATGATTTTAATGAAAAGgaattttaaatgctttttagttttttttatttaggtttgacagtaaaagagatcaggctaaatatatatatactttttttttctttttactggatTCTCTTGCTCTCCACTGCATATAAAAAGTGAATATTTCAGAGTACCtgtatactgtaaatacatttgtttcaatattaatatttaatgaatGTTAATTcatatttgttaatatttaaagaATGTGTGCTCAAACAAACCATTAACCGCACTTAAAACACACATGGTGAATAGTTtatattaatgaaaataaattatgctATGGCCTATCCTATAGTTATTATCCTGTAGtctttatattatgtttatattcACAGAAACATGTATACTGCTATGTAGTACTGTATTGTATCAttgattaaattatataaaattatataaaaaaggcgGAAAAGGCATAATTAGGCAGTTTAGAGGGGCGGAGACATGACCACAGATCTTGATACTCAATTTAGAGTCATTTTAGAgtcatttaaagaaaaaagctGTAGAAATGTTAATGATACCTGATAAAAGTCTTTGTTACTGTTTGACTGCAGGGCGTAAAACCAACGCAGTCACTTCTTCCCCCGGTGATCGGACCACGCCACGCCTGCCTGAGCTTCCCAAAACTCCTCCTAAAGCAACGCTGCAGTGAGTAGCTCTTaaacacaaacttttttttttagtttaaataaaaagtgGTTCTTTTAAGCGGCactaaccccctgattttagccgACTCCACAAACAAGGCTAAAAAATAAGAGAGGTAGTTTGGGagaagcactgggtgatgtatgggtttagaggcagggcaggagggagagctgattggctgtgcagcagcagcagtgttgagactctgatagcggtgagatgcagatggttggacgtcagcaggggggaggggtattattggtattattgaTATACTGATTGATCTGCATATTCTGAGTGTCTGTGTACAAAAGTACACGAACACATCATCCACGCcaatagcacagttaaacctgtgagggcgctgcagaggtgaaaattaccacaagtttattattattatttttttataaacacatttcagctatcaATGGAAAGTTATATATAAAGGAAACAGTAGCATGTGTGTCACTTCAAATAGTGACATCTGTTcacaataaaaggaaaaaattaagttattatgtaagaactaaaaaaatCGTATTTGCCCATATATTCGAAGAATATTATGGAGATTTTTTTACAGTAGaaggagaaatatgcaaatctctttccatctttctttGAGAACCCatttctttaaacattttaataaagttttatatactttttttttttgccattgttAACATTTAAAAGGCCTTTAAAAATGGATTTTGAACCAAATCAAGAATACAGACAGATGTTGAAGTAACCTGTTTGAAAACATTATTAATTGTAAAACTAaagttaaagttttttatttctttactagCTCTGATTTGCCCCTTTCCCGACCTTTTTTGCAATGTGTTGCAGGCCAAGTATAAATAAGCTGACCatacaaaatatgaaatatcttcATGTCAAATTGTCTCCTtatgaaatacaaaaataaatacattttccttcctgtccaaactttttgtattactgattttttattaatagtatatTTGATGCCAGTTCTCCTTACATCAATCTGatttaaactattaaaaactacagtttgaaacttataaaaaaagccttagtatttacaggggttggacaatgaaactgaaacacctgtcattttcttcattaattgcacattgcagcagtaagagcagagtgtgaaggttcagttagcagagcacagttctgctcaaaatattgcaatgcacacaacattatgggtgacataccagagttcaaaagaggacaaattgttggtgcacgtcttgctggagcatctgtgatcaagacagcaagtctttgtgatgcatcaagagccatggtatccagggtaatgtcagcataccaccaagaaggaccaaccacatccaacaggattaactgtggacgctgtaagaggaagctgtctgaaagggatgttcgggttctaacccggattgtatccaataaaaaacataaaaccacggctgatcaaatcacgcagaattcaatgtgcacctcaactctcctgttttcaccagaactgtccgtcaccgcaataaattattgtgctctaaaaccaggtgtttcagtttcattgtccaacccctgtatatttcctTCTACATCTTGAGCCACATGTGGGCGCTGTTATTACTCAGATATCTTTTAATACTTTACAAAAATAAGATGATAAATTTCTTTgtattgtgagaaaaaaaaaatctgtgttgaGAAACACACTCAGCACATCCTCGATAAGTGATAACACATCCTCTTACATACGGATGTTTCACCATAGAATAATAGAATGTCCTTCTCCGTTCTCTTGTTCTCAGGCCTGACCCCGGCTCTAAGGACCGCTGTGAGGGAGGATTTGATGCGATAGGGAACATCAGGGGAGATGTCTTcttttttaaaggtatttaatCCTGAATTCTAAAGCAAAatcaaccatgtttttttttttacatgatgtggTTCTAATCTGTTTGTGCTCCGGCTGGAATCAGGGCCGTATTTCTGGAGGATGCAGAGAGGATCCTTGGTGTCTCTCAATCCGGCACAGATCACTAACTTCTGGATCGGACTTCCACAGGGAACGGACAAGATAGACGCGGTTtacgagagaaagacagacagccaCATCATCTTCTTCATCGGTTAGTAAGAACTGCAGTGTTTTAGTGGAGTTGTGCTGCAATACTTAGTCTTATATAAGCTCCTATGTGAACATTAGTGGATTGATTGTTGTTGAGGGTTAACCCTGAAACTGACCACTGATGAATATCTAGAAGACGTGTAACAAATgtgggctacgttcacattaccagactgaattgactcaaatcagattttttgctcaatagctacgttcacattaccagattGAAGTGACTCGGATctgtttttttgcttaatgttactcagatcagattttttcatggctgtgtgaaagtgccaaatctgttttttttaatcagatttaagtcactttggcTATGTCCACATTGCTCaaattgcttgattttttgctcagatggttcacatttacaaatgtaagtgatctgtatctgtgtgtaatgtaagaacgaatctgtccctaaaacgctgtctcacatgctgcacatttatacctgtataaacgtctccttcttcaccaacaagaataaaaaaactcatattagagagacgagagactcgtacctttataaagggaaatggatgagtttgttagcagctcatatgtggagcatcttttgctggagtggagaaacagtaaacagctggtctgaagttcatgctcaggtccaggaggaaaaaaaggccaggtggtttgcttttgctgttttttgcagctatagctgcacagctgcaccaagagatagagtgtgggtacaagagagcagcactaatcgctaatgctaatgcgttaaagaaaaatacatgaattcagatttgaccgttcacattcacaccgcatgtccatggatcggatacgtatctgatttaggaccacatatgagagtgactcaaatctgatttggcgCGTTCACACAGCCAAAAAGGAAAACAAATCTGtgttcatatgtggtcctaaattgtaataaaaatagtTCTATTTAAATAAAGgcaaatggaagaaaaaaaaagaatcttaaactaaattgaacatatttatgcaaatttgaaattattattgttaaccaataagtgtgtgtgtgagtattggCTCTGTGTTTGCTAATGTTGATCTAATGTgagttattgtgttttattgattaaatGTGTCCCAGCTGATTTTGATTGGGTGATTCTGGTGGATTCTGTGATAGCTTTTCCAGTGGCATATAGTctgttcatatatttttttaagtgattaaTGTTATTGTTATCTTTGGGTTTCTTGGTAATGATTAGCATTATAATAAACAGTGTCCTACTGTGTGAGGGGAATGGGTATATTTGGCTGGTTATGGGAAAGTAGGGTGATCATTTCTTGCCAGAATGGAGATGCAGTGCCACAAAGCGTGAATATAACTGGCTGTAGTGTTATCTGTGTCTGATAAAATTCTGATAAAATCAGTGTAGGTATGAGATACAAGACCATACCATGCCACCGAGGTTGAGATCCACTGAATTAAGGAAGAATTTAGTAGCATATGTTGGTAAGGGTGTGGaaatgtgtgttctgtgattaTAGGAGATGTATTCCCTTTGTTAGGTTCACAGTTCTGGGTATTTAAGGACACAGTGGCTCTGCCTGGTTACCCGCAGCCCATCTCCAAATGGGGAATGAGAAATCAGCAGGTGGTGGAGAAAGTTGACGCAGCGTTTGTTTGGGCTCATAACGGGAAGACGTACATATTTAGCGGAGGACTGTTCTGGAGATTCACCGAAAGTCAGGGAGGTGCAGTCCCCAGGCCGGACGCGGAATACCCCAGAAACGCCTCACTGTGGAAGGGTGCACCTGCCAACCCTGACGACATCATGAGCTGGGGATCAGGTAAAAATATCTTATTATTATCGTAGTTATTCGTATAGTTACTGTGAATCTAGTGGTAGCCCACTACAACCGCATGTTTTAAACAAAATACTGGCATTATATCGATAAAGTCAATGTAAAGTAAAGCTTTTTTTTGGCAAATCAATTATGTGATATTGTTAAAGATCAAATAATTTACTTATTGACAAACATATATCAATATGACCATCAAGGTGTCTGACCAGCACAGCAAGCATGAAAAAATCTGGCCTTTCAATCTAATAAACACGGTCAAGGGTTCAACCAATATAACCATCATGGCTACTTTCATCAACCAGCATGAACAAAGTCATCAGCCAGTGTTAGCTTGTGcgaaacaagctagttcatgcttaactgcaatacaaatacaattaaaaatcTGACAGTACTTATATCTCCCTTATCTCTCTTATGACTTGCCACAGACACtataggtacagattcctccctcagacgaagtctgctggcttatcctgctgtgtactgtctgagtttCTCAAAGCAGCCTGGCAATTCTTGCCGATTGTTGCTGAGACATGGCCATTGGAAATGGCATAAAGCCGCACAGTTCCTTGAAAACACGTTATGTGCTGGTGAAGAGCTAAACTAATGTCCAGCTTATGACCAGCTGACCTCAAAGTACTGAACTTCTTGGTTATGTTGGTGTGAAGTGTATTCATTTAGTATTATTCCACATTTTCTCTTCCAATCACAGCTGGAGATACATACTTCTTCAAGGGCAACTCCTACTGGGTTGTGAAGAGCGGCGGACTGGACCAGGATGTCATCATTCCCAAATCGACTGCAGTTGATTGGATGTTTtgccctccaccaccacccaccaCCAAATCAGCAGGAAGCTCGTGCGACTGCAGCTGCGGCGTCAGCGGAGCCTCCAGATCTTTTCCAACTTCACGGCtgatttttatttcagtgttaattatgTCTCTGATTAGACTGGGCTAAATGAGGCTCGGCTGAAGTTCAGTTAAGGCAAATCTGCAATATTACAAGTAACATGGTAGTTTCAAAGGATATAAATcataaattcattttttattgaGATTCTGCAAAGAAAAACTGGCCAGTAAATCACtcagaatacacacacactgcttttaagCATCAGCATGCAGTACCCAATATACAGACTTTTACTTTACAAATTCCTGTATCCAAAACTGAaggtgtacaggggttggacaatgaaactgaaacacctgtcatcattttagtgtgttaggtttcatggctaaattggagcagcctggtggccaatcttcattaattgcacattgcaccagtaagatcagagtgtgaaggttcaattatcagagtaagagcacagttctgctcaaaatattacaatgcacacaacattatgggtgacataccagagttcaaaagaggacaaattgttggtgcacgtcttgctggagcatctgtgaccaagacagcaagtctttgtgatgcatcagcataccaccaagaaggaccaaccacatccaacaggattaactgtggacgctgtaagaggaagctgtctgaaagggatgttcgggtgctaacctggattatatccaaaaaacataaaaccacagctgatcaaatcacaacagaattcaatgtgcacctcaactctcctgtttccaccagaactgtggattattgtggtctaaatacaggtgtttcagtttcattgtccaacccctgtagctaccTTGATACCTAACTTTAACCTGCAAGCCCACACTATGTCATAAGCCACAAGTCAGTACCTTAGAAGCAGTCCAGGTTCTAGACTGCTTTCTTTGGGGGGGGGGCTTTCTTTGGGGGTGGCAGTATAACATGTTGatagttattagttattattatatgattcaaagagccaatcagaaaaaAGCAAGGAAATATCTTCAGGTTGCAAAGCAAAATACGTTTccgtgagtgttttttttttttttttttgctcgcatTGCATTAGGGGAGGTGGGGGAATGATGCCAGTTACTTGTTAGCGTTAGCATTTTTGCCCAACTTTTCATGaaagctaggttactgaactcgCTGGAACTTGCTGGAATACTTTGAGATAGCTGGCCTTTTACTCTGTGAACACAGTACATTATCACAACAATTCAAATGTTTCAAACCTGTTTATGTTCagtgtttgtttagattttttaaaggTAATCCATATCCAACATTTATTTTTGCTCTTAAGCTGATGCACAA
This genomic stretch from Astyanax mexicanus isolate ESR-SI-001 chromosome 15, AstMex3_surface, whole genome shotgun sequence harbors:
- the mmp25b gene encoding matrix metalloproteinase-25, with translation MMDPRPAVLALTAAVIALAPPVCPAPMPDQYSRGVDWLSRYGYLPPPDPRTGKLQTKEGIEKAIRQMQRFGGLKETGKLDSATLKLMSTPRCSLPDIVGTEDRLRRRRKRYTLSGLRWDKTNLTWSVLNSPSLPPNLKPDLVSTLMFHALQVWSDNTNIQFSGLQPKDAKVADIRISFARFLHDDGYPFDGKGGTLAHAFFPGTVEIAGDTHFDDEETWTYGGQDGAGTDLFTVAVHEFGHALGLSHSSVNPSIMMPYYQGAVGDIRSYKLPQDDVQAIQILYGRKTNAVTSSPGDRTTPRLPELPKTPPKATLQPDPGSKDRCEGGFDAIGNIRGDVFFFKGPYFWRMQRGSLVSLNPAQITNFWIGLPQGTDKIDAVYERKTDSHIIFFIGSQFWVFKDTVALPGYPQPISKWGMRNQQVVEKVDAAFVWAHNGKTYIFSGGLFWRFTESQGGAVPRPDAEYPRNASLWKGAPANPDDIMSWGSAGDTYFFKGNSYWVVKSGGLDQDVIIPKSTAVDWMFCPPPPPTTKSAGSSCDCSCGVSGASRSFPTSRLIFISVLIMSLIRLG